The genome window aagcaccCAGTCATCAGTTTCCacactgcatccttgagctccttgtttctcatgctgtagatgagggggttcactgctggaggcaccaccgagtacagaacagccatcaccaggtccagggatggggaggagatggaagggggcttcaggtaggctaATATgacagtgctgataaacagggagaccacggccaggtgagggaggcacgtggaaaaggctttgtgccgtccctgctcagaagggatcctcagcacggccctgaagatctgcacataggagaaaaaaatgaaaacaaaacagccaaatgCTAAACAGACAGAAACCATGAGAAGTACAATTTCCCTGAGGCTGGCGTGTgtgcaggagagcttgaggatctgggggatttcacagaagaattggtccacagcattgccttggcagaggggtatggaaaatgtattggccgtgtgcagcacagcagtgagaaacccactgccccaggcagctgctgccatgtggacacaagctctgctgcacaggagggtcccgtagtgcaggggtttgcagatggcaacgtggCGGTCATAGGCCATCACGGTGAGGAGaaaaaactctgctgacatcaagaagatgaagaaaaagacctgggcagcacatcctgcataggagatgtccctggtgtcccacagggaattcgccatggatttggggacagtggtggagatgcagcccaggtcgaggagggagaggttgaggaggaagaagtacatgggggtgtggaggcggtggtcacaggctatggcaGTGacgatgaggccgttgcccaggagggcagccaggtagatgcccaggaagagccagaagtgcaagagctgcagctcccgtgtgtctgcaaatgccaggaggaggaactgggtgatggagctgccatTAGACATCTTCTGCCTCTGGGTGAGGAGTactgaacaaggaggaaaggacagtgacaagttaggggagacttctctgagggaaaccaaagccatttccatactacgcactccctgccccttctccagttctatgagaccttcattcagctctgtggctggagctgtgggtggtgctggctgagtgtgccaGAAGAAGCAGGGCCTCTGCCCGCTGGCTGCCAtggagccagccctgctctgcagctctgggttCCTGGGAATGGTGTGGGCAGTCCTGGTGCttgaatttgtcagataaaacTGCTCCCAATGCAGAAGGGCTTGTCAGTATCTGCACTCCCATTGCTAAGAAACCACAATCGCaaaagtgtttgagagagagagggtttttcacaggtctctcccatctcagctggaggttttctgggatttcagaaaccctcataatttctgctgcactcagggagagcaaagggagccctgcgAGGCCAGAGGATTGCGTGTTggttagtgcagagtgaggggagctgctctgtccctctgtcttgttcccagctgccctctgcttgtccctttctgagacagagggtaATCACACTCACATGTTAACCTGAAaagacaccaggcactgctgagagcagagaaatccacTGCCGAGCACTACGTGTCTCAccttttctcaaggtctcagcaccccacttgtacccaaggacacacagggttcatttcaccaacccagcagcatttccttggtcatagcatctctgtgcttctccatggggcattcaggtaacaccaagatgctataggacagatttgcatcctggagggcatcTCAGTGCTTGGAAAGACACCCCAAGGAGATAGCCAAGGGTCCTAATGATGGTATCTCAGTAAGGGAGAGTCAGCTCATTCGCTGGGGAATGACACAGagtgcattgcccacagccccacaggttagAGGACAGCTTGGACTCTTCATTCCCATGGACTCACCTGCGTGGGAGGAATCACAAGAGCAGTgcctgactcggctgctgcaggtcccatccccagagagcctgacagcaagaacaagaaaacaatcacAATAACACAGACtggtggagaaacaaggagaaatgcagtgatggtCTAGCTGAGAGAGGCACGTGGAGAgacagccgggcactcaggacggcgttaccctcacccagctgtggacaacacttcccagacactcacattactgggcagttgctctcagccctgtgctctgcagagggacatggacacgtggctggagagctgcagcacggctctgctggagctctggatgcagaggaggtggttcacgccttggaccccacagccctgagggcagaggctttgctggctgggacaggaggtgAGGGGGCTTGCTCAGAAGAAGGCGTCTGCATCGGAGGggatcatagggagatttctgaattctccctcccacaacatttctggttttcatttcctctcattccctgatcatatctctgctgcctggagattttcctcctgggaggtgtttccctgtcccatgtctttccctgtcagtgctcacagatcccatcccaacctctgtgcactcagcctggccctacagaaacctgcctgtttgcagggcactggctgcatgcatggtcctgtttgcaggtggaacAGTGCAGGtaagaaacaccctgatgggtccagcagaggtgaagctggtgctgtccataggcagaggagtggctgaaggcactctaggaggtttctggcagacctactgatcactcagagttacagctcaggagtctcagtgacttcttcaaacttgagagatccctttttccacctccccgtgccccccaaataggaaatgaaaaacacaaattcaggaaagctCCTTATCTTTAACGTAGTCCCTGCAttgaccttccccttgaaaagtcccctcag of Mycteria americana isolate JAX WOST 10 ecotype Jacksonville Zoo and Gardens unplaced genomic scaffold, USCA_MyAme_1.0 Scaffold_148, whole genome shotgun sequence contains these proteins:
- the LOC142403253 gene encoding olfactory receptor 14A16-like is translated as MSNGSSITQFLLLAFADTRELQLLHFWLFLGIYLAALLGNGLIVTAIACDHRLHTPMYFFLLNLSLLDLGCISTTVPKSMANSLWDTRDISYAGCAAQVFFFIFLMSAEFFLLTVMAYDRHVAICKPLHYGTLLCSRACVHMAAAAWGSGFLTAVLHTANTFSIPLCQGNAVDQFFCEIPQILKLSCTHASLREIVLLMVSVCLAFGCFVFIFFSYVQIFRAVLRIPSEQGRHKAFSTCLPHLAVVSLFISTVILAYLKPPSISSPSLDLVMAVLYSVVPPAVNPLIYSMRNKELKDAVWKLMTGCFSEAINLFIFCVSLIIQIGDIWAEGMDDVVGGKLAGGSIPNVTSGRVLLAAT